From Nilaparvata lugens isolate BPH chromosome 7, ASM1435652v1, whole genome shotgun sequence, one genomic window encodes:
- the LOC111048365 gene encoding uncharacterized protein LOC111048365: MSAKQLLFYVTAALMLDHETRAQSSQIGDFVGQLTSLLNQGGGLASALGALQGLQGGQGGTPGVYAPQQGGYFQQGPGPGVLGGPGYGFPPRPPPPGGLPPGGGSPFGGIPPPGGYPQGGGVPGGYPQGGGVPGGYPQPPAYPGALGGYAPTSLYGALASIAQYDDLRCVPRLLCEVAAGARPGSNNYNNYGSQSQQAGPFPFLTKDAVVTLLTVLNFVDDSPLLVFGRAAVLGYTARGDPRACLVAYPTCPRDPDKLVDYLNNHNGGFFRFFSNQQIPQYAPHYQYYLNPQAPHPQRPPYYPQQSLPPQPAPHYPPPPPQPLPPPNYYRPQRPYRPPPPPPTQHNYNQRPYSQQGYYQGRIQNLPQGSSGYDNQDSSGGTTKLVFANGGPIEPDYYGTNNYYDQSNQSFNQQANDYNKYDDYHNKQSLNKQHSDRKKVIFPVTSSYGSSGYDQSSASTSSQHSYHDVSGEKYTRNGKTLTFPSKGNEVVKGGAHMIFPDRTGTGDLRLDVDEFGGYKTVHYASEDYRDGIFRDQRDAFKNVLKFPVEEHSTGSGDNTMTFPRTR; this comes from the exons ATGAGTGCCAAACAACTCCTCTTCTACGTCACTGCAGCACTGATGCTCGATCATGAAACCAGAGCTCAATCATCGCAGATTGGCGATTTTGTAGG aCAACTGACCTCACTCCTGAACCAAGGTGGAGGTCTGGCGTCAGCGTTGGGCGCACTGCAAGGTCTGCAAGGCGGTCAGGGCGGAACGCCCGGTGTGTACGCACCCCAACAGGGCGGTTACTTCCAACAAGGACCCGGGCCTGGAGTTCTTGGAGGTCCCGGCTACGGATTCCCGCCACGTCCACCACCTCCAGGAGGACTACCCCCGGGAGGAGGTTCACCGTTCGGCGGAATCCCGCCTCCGGGAGGCTATCCTCAAGGGGGAGGAGTACCAGGAGGCTATCCTCAAGGAGGAGGAGTTCCAGGAGGATATCCTCAACCCCCTGCTTACCCGGGTGCTCTGGGAGGGTACGCGCCAACGTCCCTGTATGGCGCGTTGGCTTCCATAGCGCAGTATGATGACTTGCGCTGCGTTCCGCGACTTCTGTGTGAAGTGGCTGCCGGCGCCAGGCCCGGCTCCAACAACTACAACAACTACGGCAGCCAATCGCAGCAGGCCGGGCCATTCCCGTTCCTCACAAAGGATGCTGTCGTGAC ATTACTGACAGTGCTGAACTTTGTGGATGACTCTCCGCTGCTGGTTTTCGGGCGAGCGGCCGTTCTGGGCTACACTGCCAGGGGGGATCCCCGTGCCTGCCTCGTGGCCTACCCCACCTGCCCCAGGGACCCCGACAAACTGGTCGACTATCTCAACAACCACAACGGCGGATTCTTCCGATTCTTCAGCAACCAGCAAATACCTCAGTATGCACCTCACTACCAGTACTACCTCAATCCCCAAGCGCCTCATCCTCAGAGACCCCCTTACTACCCTCAACAGAGTCTGCCACCTCAGCCTGCTCCTcattatcctcctcctcctcctcaaccgcTACCTCCTCCGAACTACTACCGACCGCAGCGGCCGTATcgtcctcctccccctcctcctacACAACACAACTACAATCAGAGGCCCTATTCGCAGCAGGGCTACTATCAGGGCAGGATACAGAATTTGCCACAAGGATCCAGTGGATATGATAATCAAGATAGCTCAGGAG GCACAACAAAGCTGGTCTTCGCCAACGGTGGCCCAATTGAACCCGACTACTACGGCACCAACAATTATTACGACCAGTCAAACCAGAGCTTTAATCAACAGGCCAACGATTACAACAAGTATGATGACTACCACAATAAACAGTCACTCAACAAACAACATTCAGACAGGAAGAAAGTCATCTTTCCGGTGACGTCATCTTACGGCTCTTCAGGCTACGACCAATCATCAGCTTCCACATCATCACAACATTCGTATCACGACGTGAGTGGAGAAAAGTACACAAGAAATGGAAAAACACTGACTTTTCCAAGTAAGGGGAATGAGGTTGTTAAAGGTGGTGCACACATGATTTTCCCTGATAGGACGGGAACCGGCGATTTGAGGTTGGATGTTGATGAGTTTGGAGGTTATAAGACAGTGCATTATGCTAGTGAAGATTACCGGGATGGTATTTTTCGCGACCAGCGGGACGCTTTCAAAAACGTCTTGAAGTTTCCCGTGGAAGAGCACAGCACTGGATCTGGAGACAATACCATGACGTTCCCTCGAACACGATGA